One genomic window of Pelmatolapia mariae isolate MD_Pm_ZW linkage group LG5, Pm_UMD_F_2, whole genome shotgun sequence includes the following:
- the znf362a gene encoding zinc finger protein 362a isoform X2, protein MAEPRFNNPYFWPPPPAMPGQEQLMAEKIRPHHLAPASAPSQQPLLATSSQPEGGQHGISKAQQMPVLHNHSPSQPDIALHARPASSSVTGRILGDVNLNLDDKAAIKARGLWEDWHLRQLIDHPSRTNHVSGVALASRTGNLNTSEIITPTTPTSSSHSRLGGAPSPHLISGLAGHGMEPGKNSSGFVGLLGPPPKQERGRKKIKAENGSSLLVVPYPFLASGNDQSCITIAAKEGKTYRCKVCPLTFFSKSDMQLHSKTHTEAKAHKCPHCTKSFANASYLAQHLRIHLGVKPYRCTYCEKCFRQLSHLQQHTRIHTGDRPYKCAHPGCEKAFTQLSNLQSHQRQHNKDKPFKCSNCYRAYSDSASLQIHLSAHAIKNAKAYCCSMCGRSYTSETYLMKHMSKHAVVEHVVSHHSPHHRTDSPAIPIRISLI, encoded by the exons ATGGCTGAACCCCGCTTTAACAACCCCTATTTTTGGCCTCCCCCTCCTGCCATGCCTGGTCAG GAGCAGCTGATGGCGGAGAAGATCAGACCGCATCATCTGGCCCCTGCTTCAGCCCCTTCCCAGCAGCCCCTATTGGCTACCTCCAGCCAGCCCGAAGGCGGCCAGCATGGGATATCCAAAGCCCAGCAGATGCCTGTTCTTCACAACCACAGCCCATCTCAGCCTGATATCGCCCTGCACGCCCGCCCCGCCTCCAGCTCAGTCACAG GCCGTATTCTTGGAGATGTAAACTTGAATCTAGATGACAAGGCAGCTATAAAAGCCAGAGGATTATGGGAAGACTGGCATCTGCGTCAACTCATAGATCATCCTTCCAGAACAAACCACGTCTCAG GTGTGGCGCTTGCATCCAGAACAGGCAACCTAAACACCTCGGAGATCATCACCCCCACCACGCCCACCTCAAGCAGCCACAGCCGCCTGGGTGGAgctccctcccctcacctcaTCTCAGGGTTGGCCGGCCACGGCATGGAGCCTGGGAAAAACAGCAGTGGATTCGTGGGACTTCTTGGTCCTCCTCCAAAGCAGGAACGAGGACGCAAGAAGATAAAGGCAGAGAACGGGTCATCTCTTTTGGTGGTGCCCTACCCATTTCTAGCCTCAGGCAACGACCAGTCGTGCATCACCATTGCTGCCAAAGAGGGAAAAACCTACAG GTGTAAAGTTTGTCCGCTGACCTTCTTCTCTAAGTCAGACATGCAGCTTCactccaaaacacacacagaggcgaAGGCTCACAAGTGCCCTCACTGCACCAAGTCCTTTGCGAACGCGTCCTACCTAGCCCAGCACCTGCGCATACACCTGGGCGTCAAACCTTATCGCTGTACCTACTGTGAGAAATGTTTTCGCCAGCTCTCCCACCTTCAGCAGCACACCAG AATCCACACGGGGGATCGGCCTTATAAATGTGCCCATCCTGGATGTGAAAAAGCTTTTACTCAGCTGTCTAATCTGCAG TCTCACCAGAGGCAGCACAACAAAGACAAGCCCTTCAAATGTTCCAACTGTTACCGTGCCTACTCAGACTCTGCCTCACTTCAAATCCACTTGTCTGCACATGCCATAAAAAACGCCAAGGCCTACTGCTGCAGCATGTGCGGCAGGTCGTACACCTCT GAGACCTACCTTATGAAACACATGTCTAAACACGCAGTGGTGGAACACGTGGTGTCTCATCACTCCCCTCATCACAGGACAGACTCTCCCGCCATCCCTATACGGATCTCCCTCATCTGA
- the znf362a gene encoding zinc finger protein 362a isoform X1: MAEPRFNNPYFWPPPPAMPGQLDNLVLINKIKEQLMAEKIRPHHLAPASAPSQQPLLATSSQPEGGQHGISKAQQMPVLHNHSPSQPDIALHARPASSSVTGRILGDVNLNLDDKAAIKARGLWEDWHLRQLIDHPSRTNHVSGVALASRTGNLNTSEIITPTTPTSSSHSRLGGAPSPHLISGLAGHGMEPGKNSSGFVGLLGPPPKQERGRKKIKAENGSSLLVVPYPFLASGNDQSCITIAAKEGKTYRCKVCPLTFFSKSDMQLHSKTHTEAKAHKCPHCTKSFANASYLAQHLRIHLGVKPYRCTYCEKCFRQLSHLQQHTRIHTGDRPYKCAHPGCEKAFTQLSNLQSHQRQHNKDKPFKCSNCYRAYSDSASLQIHLSAHAIKNAKAYCCSMCGRSYTSETYLMKHMSKHAVVEHVVSHHSPHHRTDSPAIPIRISLI, encoded by the exons ATGGCTGAACCCCGCTTTAACAACCCCTATTTTTGGCCTCCCCCTCCTGCCATGCCTGGTCAG CTGGATAACCTAGTATTGATCAATAAAATCAAGGAGCAGCTGATGGCGGAGAAGATCAGACCGCATCATCTGGCCCCTGCTTCAGCCCCTTCCCAGCAGCCCCTATTGGCTACCTCCAGCCAGCCCGAAGGCGGCCAGCATGGGATATCCAAAGCCCAGCAGATGCCTGTTCTTCACAACCACAGCCCATCTCAGCCTGATATCGCCCTGCACGCCCGCCCCGCCTCCAGCTCAGTCACAG GCCGTATTCTTGGAGATGTAAACTTGAATCTAGATGACAAGGCAGCTATAAAAGCCAGAGGATTATGGGAAGACTGGCATCTGCGTCAACTCATAGATCATCCTTCCAGAACAAACCACGTCTCAG GTGTGGCGCTTGCATCCAGAACAGGCAACCTAAACACCTCGGAGATCATCACCCCCACCACGCCCACCTCAAGCAGCCACAGCCGCCTGGGTGGAgctccctcccctcacctcaTCTCAGGGTTGGCCGGCCACGGCATGGAGCCTGGGAAAAACAGCAGTGGATTCGTGGGACTTCTTGGTCCTCCTCCAAAGCAGGAACGAGGACGCAAGAAGATAAAGGCAGAGAACGGGTCATCTCTTTTGGTGGTGCCCTACCCATTTCTAGCCTCAGGCAACGACCAGTCGTGCATCACCATTGCTGCCAAAGAGGGAAAAACCTACAG GTGTAAAGTTTGTCCGCTGACCTTCTTCTCTAAGTCAGACATGCAGCTTCactccaaaacacacacagaggcgaAGGCTCACAAGTGCCCTCACTGCACCAAGTCCTTTGCGAACGCGTCCTACCTAGCCCAGCACCTGCGCATACACCTGGGCGTCAAACCTTATCGCTGTACCTACTGTGAGAAATGTTTTCGCCAGCTCTCCCACCTTCAGCAGCACACCAG AATCCACACGGGGGATCGGCCTTATAAATGTGCCCATCCTGGATGTGAAAAAGCTTTTACTCAGCTGTCTAATCTGCAG TCTCACCAGAGGCAGCACAACAAAGACAAGCCCTTCAAATGTTCCAACTGTTACCGTGCCTACTCAGACTCTGCCTCACTTCAAATCCACTTGTCTGCACATGCCATAAAAAACGCCAAGGCCTACTGCTGCAGCATGTGCGGCAGGTCGTACACCTCT GAGACCTACCTTATGAAACACATGTCTAAACACGCAGTGGTGGAACACGTGGTGTCTCATCACTCCCCTCATCACAGGACAGACTCTCCCGCCATCCCTATACGGATCTCCCTCATCTGA